In Aegilops tauschii subsp. strangulata cultivar AL8/78 chromosome 3, Aet v6.0, whole genome shotgun sequence, one genomic interval encodes:
- the LOC109731916 gene encoding psbP domain-containing protein 6, chloroplastic: MASSSSSVFSPLLRPSLRLPVASVTTRSSVPHAVSVDSAAAATQPAPLAVVSHRRELVVGTALGALLSATPLPVGAREVEAGKYLPPAPSSPGFVFFKASTKDTPALRAGNVEPYEFILPPTWKQLRVANILSGNYCQPKCAEPWVEVKFEDERQGKVQVVASPLIRLTNRPNATIEDIGSPEKLIASLGPFVTGNTLEPEEIIETSVEKIGDLTYYSYVLETPLALTGSHNLAKATAKGSTVVLFVASASDKQWQSSEKILKAMVDSFQI, from the exons AtggcttcttcctcctcctccgtcTTCTCCCCGCTCCTGCGGCCGTCCCTCCGGCTGCCCGTCGCCTCGGTCACCACGCGCTCCTCTGTTCCCCACGCTGTGTCGGTGGACAGCGCGGCCGCTGCCACGCAGCCGGCGCCTCTAGCGGTTGTCAGTCACAGGAGGGAGCTGGTGGTGGGGACGGCGCTCGGCGCGCTGTTGTCGGCGACGCCGCTGCCCGTTGGTGCGCGGGAGGTCGAGGCCGGCAAGTACCTGCCGCCGGCGCCGTCCAGCCCGGGCTTCGTGTTCTTCAAGGCCAGCACCAAGGACACCCCTGCCCTCCGGGCTG GCAATGTGGAACCATACGAGTTCATCCTGCCGCCCACCTGGAAGCAGCTGCGAGTGGCCAACATACTTTCCGGCAACTACTGCCAGCCCAAGTGCGCGGAGCCATGGGTGGAGGTGAAATTCGAGGATGAGAGGCAGGGCAAAGTGCAGGTAGTCGCCTCGCCGCTCATCCGCCTGACCAACAGGCCGAACGCCACCATCGAGGACATCGGCAGCCCCGAGAAGCTGATCGCCTCCCTGGGGCCTTTCGTCACCGGCAACACCTTGGAGCCCGAAGAGATCATCGAGACCTCTGTCGAGAAGATCGGCGACCTAACT TACTACAGCTATGTGTTGGAGACTCCACTGGCACTGACGGGCTCTCACAATCTGGCCAAGGCCACGGCCAAGGGGAGCACTGTGGTGCTCTTCGTCGCGAGCGCCAGCGACAAGCAGTGGCAGTCGTCGGAAAAGATTCTGAAGGCTATGGTAGATTCGTTCCAAATATGA
- the LOC109731917 gene encoding uncharacterized protein — MAPAALSAPVLRVSARSTGTRAAAPAPAGGLRFGKTACQHSGHSGQAVLRSKVLLRPVGQRRRLALRSSVDDSKATDDKVEFGYSRKDVLLIGVGVTLLGYGLKSGLEFVGVDPLQAGNVVQLFIVLGMTVGWISSYMIRVANKDMTYATQLRNYEKQVMEKRLESLSEAELQVLLEQVEEEKERLPPTRRDQGITINRKTEDQTTAN, encoded by the exons ATGGCGCCAGCAGCCCTGTCCGCCCCCGTCCTTCGCGTCTCTGCCCGCTCGACGGGGACTAGggccgccgcgcccgcgcccgccggcGGACTCCGCTTTGGCAAGACGGCTTGCCAGCACTCCGGCCACTCTG GCCAAGCTGTGCTGCGATCGAAGGTGCTGCTGAGGCCCGTGGGACAGAGGAGGCGCTTAGCGCTGAGAAGCAGCGTGGATGACTCCAAAGCCACGGATGACAAG GTAGAGTTCGGGTACTCGAGGAAAGACGTGCTGCTGATCGGCGTCGGCGTCACCCTCCTCGGCTACGGCCTCAAGTCCGGCCTCGAG TTCGTCGGCGTCGACCCCCTGCAAGCCGGCAACGTGGTCCAGCTGTTCATCGTGCTCGGGATGACGGTGGGGTGGATCTCCTCCTACATGATCCGGGTGGCCAACAAGGACATGACCTACGCCACGCAGCTCAGGAACTACGAGAAGCAAGTCATGGAG AAACGGCTGGAGAGCCTGTCGGAGGCGGAGCTGCAGGTGCTGCTGGAGCAggtggaggaggagaaggaacGCCTGCCGCCGACGAGGAGGGATCAGGGGATCACCATCAACAGGAAGACGGAGGATCAGACCACTGCCAACTAA